The stretch of DNA GTGGGAATTGAACTGGAACTAAATTTTCATGCCTATGTTTTTTGTATCTCCCATTGTATGCAGATCCACGGTGGATCAAGCGGAATCGGTACATTTGCTATACAGATGGCAAAGCACCTCGGAATCAAGGTTTTTGTTACTGCAGGTATGTTGCTgggtacggatgtatctaacactaaaacgtgtctagacacatccgtatctagactatcTAAGGCAACTAATTCGgggcggagggagtactaaaaAGTTTTCTGAAAGGGCAAGTAACTCTGTTATGCTCctccaggaagccaagagaaactAGATGCTTGTGCAGGTTTGGGTGCGGATGTATGCATAAACTACAAAACCGAAGACTTTGCAGCATGTATCAAAGAAGAAACTAATGGAAATGGTATTATCCTGCCATCCTCTTGTAATGCTTGATGCCCTgtgcaaaaataaaacaaaatgtttTGGCTTTCCCAAGTTATGCTTGGCAAGTTAATATACATGCATTCTGACCGTAATATGGGGAATATCTCTACCAGGAGTTGATGTCATTCTGGACAACGTCGGCGGATCATATCTCCAGCGCAATCTGGACAGCTTAGCAGTTGATGGTAGGCTTTTCATCATTGGTTTCATGGGAGGCAGCGTGACTGAAGTGAACCTGCAGGCGATGCTTGCCCGAAGATTGACCATACAAGGTTGCATTGATGCACACGATTTCTCGGCTTCTCGTTCTGCCATGTTTTTTGCCTGATAACAGATCTTATGTCGATGCTTTTTTCTTGTTTTATCTGATCGACAATTCCTAGATGTCGTCGCTAATTTTAGTAATGGATTGTATTGCTATGATTATGTGCAGTTGCTGGGCTGCGGAGCAGAAGCCTTGCCAATAAAGCTCAGATCGTCAGCGAGGTGGAGAGAAATGTATGGCCAGCCGTTGCGTCGGGCAATGTGAAGCCGGTGGTTTACAGGACACTCCCTCTATCTGAGGCAGCTGAAGCTCACAAGCTGATGGAGTCAAGCTCCCACATTGGCAAGATACTACTGATTCCATGACTGGGTATGGTATCCTTCAGCTTTGAGCAGTGTGTAACTCTGCATTGATGTGCTATCCTATCTTGTAAGTTGGTTCTTGAAGTGCTGATGAAAGTGGATATATGTATTGAAACCAGTTATAATAAGTGTTGGAACTTCGAAGTCGCTAGATTTGGGTTTGAAAAAGTGTTTCTTGGTTGAGGCGCCTGGCATAGTGTTCTTGATGATGATGCTCCTAGTTGAGATCCTACTGAGCAGGATTAGCACTGAACGGTGACAACCATGGTGCATTACTTTGCTCAGTAGGATTAATCCAGGCACCTGAATAGGTCGATGGAGGATTAGCACCTGTATATTTTGGATTGGGCAACGGTTGCATAAACAGAACTGAATAGGTTTATGACAACTGTATATTTTGGATTTGGCAACTGTTGCACTGTATATTTATAACCTGAATAGGTTTATGTAACCAGAACACTTGAAGAGAATTTCACAGCAAGTGATAACTGGTCAGAGACAAGAAGAGCAAGACAGGCCTCTGTTTGATTCCCCACAAGAGAATGAAAACATACAGTGGTCTACAGACCTTAATATGCCGCCTTTTAGGCCCACCCTGTGTAATCAGGTGGATTGGCAGGTTCAAGAAGAAAAGGAATGTCCACAGCCAAGATTTTTTACTTTTGAAACATACACCAAAGGAATTTGATATAACCAACACTACACTGCATATGTACAGCTGACAAGCATTTTTCTCAAATCCAGCACAAAACTTCTCTTCAAAAATGTACACTGAAAACACACTTATGCATTGCTACTCACAAGTGATTACTTCAAAAATTGTGCCCGGGTGTATAGGTCATTAAAAATTGCAAACACAAGTATCTTTGCTGCAGTCGCCATATCTACTATTACAAAGCTGCTCATTCTATCTGTCCTCACACCAATAATATGAAAAATGAGAAGGAAAACTAGTGCTAATCTGCCAGTGAAATGTACTTATTCCTGAGTAATATTCAATGGAATGGTGCAATTGCACTCCAGTTTCATGGATTCAGTCTGCCTCTTCAACATCTCATTATCCTGCAGTGATGGAGATGAGCTTAAGCAAGGCATGTACATAGGAGAGAGTGAAAATAAATGGAGAGGAAGCACACGGTCAAATGAAACAGGATACACAGAACTAGGATTCTGATACAGTGAGAAAATGCACTGAAAATTGCCCCAAAATTACCTTTTGTAactcttcaaatctcttggttgAATTAGACAGTGAGGTCTTGACCTACAAACAAAGAATGTCCCATAAGCATCGCAGACGTAAATCATGGGAGAATATTAGAGTGTACAGGTACATATACTGGCAATGGAACCAACCTTTAAAAGTTCATCTTGCAGGTCCCTGGTTTTCGCCAATTCCGTGTCGTATTTCATTCTCCATTCAGCGGATTCATCCATTGCCTCTAGGTTAGCATGCTCAAACTGCCTCCTGCAAAGATGATCCAGCAAAAGAATATACCAATAAACCGCTTAGCCATGACTCGGCCAAAACACCATCATAACATGAACAATAACATGAACACACATAGATGAAACTGTATGGACCTAGCTTAAAATTTCACAACCACTATGGGAAAAATCAAAATTAACAATGTTCTATATCACTATATGGACCAGGCAAACATAGCTTAGCATATGGCAGCCAAAATCTTGCTGAAAAGCAGACGGCAATGGTGCAGCGAAAATAGTCAAACAAATAAATAATGCCCCAATTCCATCAAACTACCCGTGTATCCTTGATCAGGCAGCTAATTCTCAGACCATCTGGACTGGCAGCAGGCAGTAAAAAAGAAACTAGAAAAAGTGAGCATCTAATGCCCCATATAAGCCTGGATCCCTGGTTTCTTACACCCAAATTGTGATATGGAGTGGCAGGAAACGAACTGTCTGCCACTAAGATTTGCTCCTTGGAATCCATTCTACAGACTGAATCCGAGAGTTTTCCTCCTAGCCATGGTCCACCCGTCGAACAGGCCTCAGGATCCGTCAGCAGCNNNNNNNNNNNNNNNNNNNNNNNNNNNNNNNNNNNNNNNNNNNNNNNNNNNNNNNNNNNNNNNNNNNNNNNNNNNNNNNNNNNNNNNNNNNNNNNNNNNNNNNNNNNNNNNNNNNNNNNNNNNNNNNNNNNNNNNNNNNNNNNNNNNNNNNNNNNNNNNNNNNNNNNNNNNNNNNNNNNNNNNNNNNNNNNNNNNNNNNNNNNNNNNNNNNNNNNNNNNNNNNNNNNNNNNNNNNNNNNNNNNNNNNNNNNNNNNNNNNNNNNNNNNNNNNGCCGATCTGCCCTTCCCCCCACTTCCGGCAGCCCCCTCTTTACTTTCGCGGGCCTCCTCGTACGGCCCGAGACGCCCACCTCGGCCCACTCGGACTTCGAGCCCGCTGGGCCGAACCATTTCGAGCCCGGCGCCGGATGAATAAAATGAAAATCCCTCACGCTCTCCGCGCCTCATTGAAATTCAGTTATGTCTGTTACGCTACGCACCTCATGAGCTTCATAAGCCTCACTCGAAGCCATGGCTGGGACACTCAAAGAAGCTTCGCAGCAATGGCGACTCTTTCTCTCTCCCTGGTACACCCCCAGGCCCTCCCCCTATGGCGACAAGGGCTGCGGCAGCGACGGTTGCATGGCTCGTTCAGCTGCCAGTCCAGACACGCACACGCTGCCGGGAGAGTGCAGGCGAGCTACAGGGGTCTTGAGCCGCTGTACGATGATGGGTACGGGACGGTCAATGACCTGGGCCACTATTATAAGGCGATCGGGGAGCTGGTGGAGCACGACGGCCGGCCGCCCCGCTGGCTTTGCCCCGTCGACGCCGGCGAACCGGCGGTCGAGGATGCCCCAGTCATGCTGTATCTGCCAGGTTAACGTGTTTTCATGTGTGGAAATGTTGTGCCTTCGACAGCAATGCATGTCTTTATACCTGAATTTCCTGTTAGGGGTTATGATTTGGGGTTACATACATATTAATCTTTGCAGGGATAGATGGAATGGGGATGGGGCTCTGCATGCACCACAAGGATCTTGGAACGTGAGATACCAAGATCAGTTTACTTGGAAAAGTTTATGGCAAACTCCGAGTCTGATTGTGATACTACTTCGAATACAGTGTGAAGTTTTTGTAAATTAAAAGGAGGACACATTATGCATTTGTTCCTTCATTTGCATGATATTTGAACTTAGATGCATGCACATTCCTCTTCGCGACCGCACGCCGTTCGAAGGTATGGGATAGGATATCAGTGTATTCAATTTGTTAGTTTCTCTCCGTGTATTTTCCATCTCAAGTGAAATTCTGAGCTTGTTTTAAGATTCAGAGTGAAAGACATCCTTTTTGTTGGAAATGGAGTATTTCATTTCTCTCAACGTATGCATCATGAAGATGCACACAGCACACAAAGTCATATTTTAGAGACATGCCCTCAGGTTGACATGTGGCAAAAACAAAAGATCCCCAAAACGCGTTAAGCAGAGCCAACGCCGCATGTCTGGTTATTAAGTTCTAACTAAAGATTAACTGCATGGTTTTAGCTCCTTTTATTTTTCAGAACTTGTCACAATGGTAGAAGATGTTGTGAGAGCAGAGCATTCTGCTTCTCCTACTAAGCCCATCTACATATTGGGGAATTCATTTGGAGGATGCATAGCTCTTGCAGTCGCCGCTCGCAATCCTGGCACTGATTTGGTACTGGTACTAGTTAATCCAGGTATGCAAGAAATTCTGATGGTGTGCCAGTGAACCTGCCTATTTATGAAAAATTTCTGATATACATTTTTTTGTTTCGTCTCCCTTTTCTTCTGGGGAAGCTACATCATTTGAGAGATCACGCATAAAAACACTTCTGTCGGTTTTCAGCCCGTTGTCGGACCGCGTCTGTATTGCAGCTGCAGCTCTACTGAATTACAACATCCGTAAGTACCTTGTCGGGTCCAACATAGAAAATTTGAAAACGGAACAAATGTAGGAATAGGATAGAAATTAAGCAAAAACATTGATGCATTTATTGGACTGAAACTTGCCGGATATATACCGTTATGTCATAAGCTTACATTTGTTCTCTAAGTTTTTTGCACTTGCTTCTTCTATTCTTCCTGTTCATTGAGACCAGACAATGAGGTGAACATGGCACTGAGTATAATGAAAAGTGGGAGGCATCCTTTAGAAGCACTCAGCAGATTGACAAGTAACATGTCATCTTCCCTGAAGCATTCGGTGTGTACCATCGACTTCTCTGCATCTTGTTTCTATGTATCTAATTTTATCAAGACAATACAAATTAAGGATTAAAGTATGTCAGTAAATAGTTGGGTGCATCAATTGACGTAGAGGCCAAAGGTTATCCTACCTTTCgggaaaaaaaaattcaaattaagGGAGAAAATGGTCTGGAAATAAATTCAGTTTCTGCTATCTTTTTTTCTCGTGTTTCTTTTGGTCTGTAAGATTAAGGTGTGCACAAAATATGTGCCTTCAAATTTATTCAGTTTTGAAGCAATATATGTGCGCCTTTAATTGCAGAAAATGCTGGACAAACTACCAAAGGACACACTAAAATGGAAGATTAAACTGATCAAACAGGCTGCATCATACGCTAATAGCCATATAGAATCAGTTACAGCCGAGGTGCTACTGCTAGCCAGGTTTGTGACCTTATTAGGCGCACTCCGTTCTCTACTTTCAGTCTCATCGTTAGCTGCAGATTTATGTCGCGTGATAAATTCTACTAGTGCATGATTTAGCACCGTTTCTGGTTTGAATGCGTATTTTTTGTCGGATTTCGAACGATTGGATTATCATGACTCAATTTCTTTTGTATGCTTGCACTCAGCTGTGCCGACAGGTTACTTCCGAGCAAATCTGAAGCTAACAGGCTACAGAAGAAGTTACCCAAATGCAGAGTCTTCTTCTTTGAGAAGCATGGCCATAGCTTGCTGCTGGTGAGTTTTTTTAAGCAGACTTTATCAGATTGCAGTATATCTTATGCACTGAAAGGAACATGTCAAAGGACAATGGTGATGAAAATTTCAGGAGCATGGTGTCCATGTCTCACCCATCATCAAGTGCTCTTCCCTCTACCGCCACTCGAGGCGCTACCACCGGGTTCGCGACTACATACCGCCGTCGGCAACCGACATGAAGGAGGCCGACAAGATCAGCAGGTAGTAACCAAGATCACCCCACCCAGCAGCAAATTCTTACATCCTTCATTCATACGTGCCGAATAATTAATCATGAATGTACTActacgtactccctctgtaaactaatataagagtgtttagatcactagtttagtattctaaacactcttatattagtttacggagggagtaccactTACACActgtaaataataataataacagggGCACGATGCTCAAGACGTGCCCGGCGATGTACTCGACGATGGAGGACGGCGCGGTGGTGCGGGGCCTGGCGGGGCTGCCGGAGGAGGGGCCGGTGCTGCTGGTGGGCAACCACATGCTGATGGGCACGGAGATCATCCCGCTCGGCGCGGAGCTGATGCGGCgggggatggcaatgggtacccattatccatgtaccctgcgggtaaaaaccctattagggcaaGGGTATGGGACAAAAACTTGCCCATGGGTATATAAATGAGGAAACCTCAATCCCATCGGGTAGAGCGGGTACGGGTATGGGATCATATAACCCATACATGCATACCTATGTACCCTGATAAAATCTAATAAGTACGGACAAATTATCTCTACCCTTTGTTTTGAGTTTGTGAACTTTAAATGTATGACTATGTGCTACTATTTATGACTATGTGTTGATGTTTTGGTGTGTACAAGAAAATGTTGATGTTTATGATGTGTTGTTTATAAGTATGCATTGATGTTATGATGTGTTGTCCTTTATAAAttgggtgtgtctagggcacatttagatatgctctagttattgcacatctaagtgagtgaatcaagcacaaagaggaaaagaaaaaagaaaaagaaaatattcaCACAAATCTCAACGTAAGATTAATgatataggacttagatgtgcaatacttatggtacATCTAGATGTGTTTTAGCAAAACTGTTATAAATTATGATTATATGTTGTTGTTTATGATTATATGTTGCTCAAATTGATGTTATCAAACATGGGTGTTTTGACCCGCGGGTACCCATTTACCCTGTCGGGTGACGGGTATGGGACAAAGTTGTACCCACTGGCGGGTATGGGTACGGGTGGTGGGTAAGCTTAAATGTgacgggtaagggtatggggtggctccacccgtacccaaaccctgcgggtgccatccctagGCGGAGGAAGGTGGTCGTCCGCGGCGTCGCCCACCCGCTGCTGTTCCCGAGGAAGGCGAGGACGCGGTCGCAGGGGCACGACCTCTTCGACTTCCTCAACCTGTGGGGCGGCGTGCCCATGACCTACCGGTGCATGTACGAGCTGCTGGCCGCCGGCGAGTTCGTGCTGCTCTACCCCGGCGGCTACCGGGAGGCGCTCCACTGCAAGGTCGGAGCAGGGTGCACAACAGAATTTGTTGCTAATTTGTTCTACTCCGGAAACTGAGTACGTAGATGCTATTTTGATTGTGAACTTGGATACATTTGAACTTGTTTGGAATGCGGATTGTAGGGTGAAGAGCACATGCTTTTCTGGCCGGACCAGGCTGAGTTCGTCAGGATGGCGGCGCAGTTCGACGCCACCATCGTGCCGTTTGGAGTCGTCGGAGAGGATGACCTTGTGAACGTAAGCCATTGCCTGTTTCTTTCAAGTTTTCAAGTGGTTTAAGGTTTTGGCCTTATTTGTTTGAATAAACGAGTTTATGGACTAAGTCCAACCACTTCCGAAAGTATATTGGCCTAAAGTGTGCAATTATTTTGAGTTAATGGAGTAATGACGTACGTATTTCATTTCTTTATTTGCAAGTAAACATTTCTATTCTTGGGTATCAACATATCAAGAAGCTGTAAGAGATACAGAGCGCAACCACATGCACGCATGCGGTCTCTAACCAGCGTTCTCACCCCTTCTGAATCTGCAGTTGCTCTGGACATACGACGATATCAGGAGCGTGCCCTTCGGCGGGAAGCTGCTGCGGGCCTACAGCAACCATCTGAAGCTAAGGTCCATAACTACGGAAAAAAATCTCGTACGACCGGGTCGCACGAGGCCAAACGGGAGACCACCTCGAGCGCATGACATCTGGCGTATGAATCTCAACGCAGCGTTCGCCTGGCTTCCAGCCCAGCCCACCCCACTTTCGTTTCCCACGCCCCACGCCCCGTCCTTTCAGCTTCTAATCTGTTTCATCTTCCAAAACGAAAAAACTCATCTCCGTCTCTTCCATCTCGCCGGCGACGGCGTGCCAAGATGGCGCAGCCCGACGAGGGCAACGAGGCACTGGATCGGGAGACCACCTCTCTGCCCACGGCTACTCCAATCAGGGTAAGTTCAATAATCAGTACACATGCCACACCAAGCACAATCCCCTCTTCCTGAAGCCTCTTTTGATTGATTCAATTACCTTGCAGCAATTTCCGACGACTGAGACTAATGG from Triticum dicoccoides isolate Atlit2015 ecotype Zavitan chromosome 6A, WEW_v2.0, whole genome shotgun sequence encodes:
- the LOC119316109 gene encoding uncharacterized protein LOC119316109; this encodes MASTVYWYILLLDHLCRRQFEHANLEAMDESAEWRMKYDTELAKTRDLQDELLKVKTSLSNSTKRFEELQKDNEMLKRQTESMKLECNCTIPLNITQE
- the LOC119318420 gene encoding acyltransferase-like protein At1g54570, chloroplastic, with amino-acid sequence MATLSLSLVHPQALPLWRQGLRQRRLHGSFSCQSRHAHAAGRVQASYRGLEPLYDDGYGTVNDLGHYYKAIGELVEHDGRPPRWLCPVDAGEPAVEDAPVMLYLPGIDGMGMGLCMHHKDLGMIFELRCMHIPLRDRTPFEELVTMVEDVVRAEHSASPTKPIYILGNSFGGCIALAVAARNPGTDLVLVLVNPATSFERSRIKTLLSVFSPLSDRVCIAAAALLNYNIHNEVNMALSIMKSGRHPLEALSRLTSNMSSSLKHSKMLDKLPKDTLKWKIKLIKQAASYANSHIESVTAEVLLLASCADRLLPSKSEANRLQKKLPKCRVFFFEKHGHSLLLEHGVHVSPIIKCSSLYRHSRRYHRVRDYIPPSATDMKEADKISRGTMLKTCPAMYSTMEDGAVVRGLAGLPEEGPVLLVGNHMLMGTEIIPLGAELMRRRKVVVRGVAHPLLFPRKARTRSQGHDLFDFLNLWGGVPMTYRCMYELLAAGEFVLLYPGGYREALHCKGEEHMLFWPDQAEFVRMAAQFDATIVPFGVVGEDDLVNLLWTYDDIRSVPFGGKLLRAYSNHLKLRDTQEVIFPGAVPKIPGRFYYRFGKPIPTRGRQDVLTDRRAATELYFDVKSEVEEIIAYLLEKREDRYRSILPRLLYRAVRGSKTEVPAFNP